A genomic window from Fusarium oxysporum Fo47 chromosome VIII, complete sequence includes:
- a CDS encoding flavin-linked sulfhydryl oxidase, protein MARRQHLTLTFILVLGVFFTLSYFFSGPSRSILPKYQNDVELPLKEAPRSEFAADLGALPAGLLDGNSIAPKLENATLKAELGHATWKFLHTMMARFPDKPTKDDRMALETFMHLFARLYPCGQCAAHFQKLLAQYPPQTSSRNAAAGWLCFAHNIVNERVHKPLFDCENIGDFYDCGCGDKDKKEGGAETTAAAQAEGPDQELHKH, encoded by the exons ATGGCTCGTCGACAGCATTTAACACTGACCTTTATTCTGGTCCTTGGAGTCTTCTTTACCTTATCCTATTTCTTCTCCGGACCCTCGCGCAGTATTCTTCCTAAATACCAAAATGATGTTGAACTGCCCCTGAAAGAAGCCCCTCGATCTGAGTTCGCTGCTGACCTCGGCGCTCTGCCTGCTGGTCTCCTCGATGGCAACTCTATTGCGCCTAAGCTAGAGAACGCGACGTTGAA GGCTGAACTTGGCCACGCGACGTGGAAGTTTCTCCATACGATGATGGCACGATTCCCCGATAAGCCAACCAAGGACGATCGAATGGCTCTCGAGACCTTCATGCACCTATTCGCCCGACTCTATCCTTGCGGCCAGTGTGCGGCGCATTTCCAAAAGCTTCTCGCCCAGTATCCGCCACAGACCAGCAGCCGCAACGCAGCGGCTGGATGGCTGTGCTTCGCCCACAACATTGTCAACGAGAGGGTACACAAGCCTCTCTTTGACTGCGAAAATATTGGCGACTTTTATGACTGTGGCTGTGGTGataaggacaagaaggagggtGGTGCAGAAACCACAGCAGCTGCCCAGGCCGAGGGACCGGATCAGGAGTTGCATAAGCATTGA
- a CDS encoding nucleophile aminohydrolase produces the protein MEFGNAGVLNEDGIHVDMDRLKKGEVNLGTSIMAVTFKDGVILGADSRTTTGAYIANRVTDKLTRVHDTIWCCRSGSAADTQAVADIVQYQLGLFAMTNGKPPMTQTAASIFQEICYANKDRLSAGLIIAGWDERFGGQVYSIPLGGSLHKQSYAIGGSGSTYIYGYCDANWREGMEKDDAVNFVKGALREAIKWDGSSGGVIRMVVLTKDGADRHLYLPDTDYAVRHE, from the exons ATGGAGTTCGGTAACGCTGGAGTATTGAACGAGG ATGGTATCCATGTTGATATGGATCGCCtgaagaagggagaggtCAA CCTGGGAACCTCGAT TATGGCGGTTACTTTCAAGGACGGTGTCATTCTTG GTGCGGATTCGCGAACAACGACCGGTGCCTATATCGCAAACCGAGTGACAGACAAGTTGACGAGAGTACATGACACTATCTGGTGCTGCCGATCTGGTTCAGCTGCCGACACACAGGCTGTTGCCGATATTGTTCAATACCAGCTCGGACTCTTCGCCATGACCAATGGCAAGCCCCCCATGACACAGACTGCTGCGTCAATCTTCCAGGAGATCTGCTACGCCAACAAGGACCGACTGTC GGCTGGTCTCATCATTGCTGGTTGGGATGAGAGATTCGGTGGCCAAGTTTACTCTATTCCACTGGGCGGTTCCCTTCACAAGCAATCTTATGCTATCGGCGGTTCAGGATCGACTTACATCTATGGTTACTGTGATGCCAACTGGCGAGAGGGCatggagaaggatgatgCAGTCAACTTCGTCAAGGGAGCCTTGAGGGAGGCCATCAAGTGGGACGGTAGCTCTGGTGGTGTCATTCGTATGGTCGTCCTCACCAAGGACGGCGCGGACCGACACTTGTATCTCCCTGATACCGACTACGCCGTGCGGCACGAGTAA
- a CDS encoding cyclin-domain-containing protein, translated as MAAVIGDIISDNSYPHTMIANPSLQHHHSHDSSSSYRSGSRSRRSTTPRAQRTAELADFSSNHSSATWSHAPASATTPASAPASESTSTPVPAGHETAHVSATGGASRFPSPPPSSSPAAATGPAYADDAKSPSMASDARDSGPLGHASQPDPISHNSSAQQPSPASDDFQIPNPSFPVSGASSQPPVQTVIHIRDLAHIQSLASADLLSGNGGSGILNDPPLQQMKYEISGMPIGDIIEMVAALLTKITTTNDLQHDAMQRNVAHQQQANQSGDTSGSSISSLNHSVLAFHGKNVPAITILSYLSRIHKYCPTTYEVFLSLLVYFDRMTERVNDMVTKNEENRRQTRSQQPNATSPQDTPMRGEGMDVDESDSDLADDDDEEMADSTRPSRTSSHKGAATPTEYSGIAAATYFVVDSFNIHRLIISGVTCASKFFSDVFYTNSRYAKVGGLPLVELNHLELQFLLLNDFRLAVPVEDLEAYATMLVEFYAREVVAKQGGTGNTE; from the exons ATGGCCGCTGTGATCGGCGACATCATCTCAGACAACTCATATCCTCATACCATGATTGCCAACCCCTcccttcaacatcatcactcACACgactcttcctcttcttatCGATCCGGCAGCCGATCACGACGCTCCACTACCCCGCGAGCGCAGCGTACAGCAGAACTCGCCGACTTCAGCAGCAACCACAGCTCTGCGACGTGGTCACACGCGCCTGCATCTGCAACTACGCCTGCATCTGCACCGGCTTCAGAGTCAACTTCTACTCCAGTGCCTGCGGGTCACGAAACCGCCCACGTGTCGGCCACTGGCGGAGCCTCACGCTTCCCCTCCCCGCctccatcctcatcgccCGCTGCTGCCACCGGCCCTGCTTATGCCGATGATGCAAAGAGTCCGTCTATGGCATCTGACGCGAGGGACTCTGGTCCCCTAGGTCACGCTTCCCAGCCCGACCCAATTTCTCACAACTCTTCTGCTCAACAGCCATCTCCTGCATCCGACGACTTCCAAATACCCAACCCTTCTTTTCCTGTCTCCGGCGCATCGTCGCAACCGCCAGTACAGACTGTCATACACATCCGTGATCTAGCGCATATCCAGAGTCTGGCCAGCGCCGACCTGCTATCTGGCAATGGCGGATCCGGCATCCTCAATGATCCGCCTCTTCAGCAGATGAAGTATGAGATTAGTGGTATGCCCATAGGGGATATCATCGAGATGGTTGCTGCGTTACTAACAAAGATCACGACCACCAACGATTTACAGCACGATGCAATGCAGCGCAATGttgctcatcaacaacaggcCAATCAGTCTGGGGACACCAGTGGCAGCTCGATCTCATCGTTGAACCATTCAGTTCTCGCTTTTCACGGCAAGAATGTTCCTGCGATCACCATTCTCAGCTACCTCTCGAGAATACACAAATACTGCCCCACTACCTACGAGGTTTTCCTCAGTCTGCTGGTATACTTCGATCGTATGACCGAACGTGTCAACGATATGGTCAcgaagaatgaagagaacCGACGGCAAACGCGGTCCCAGCAACCAAACGcaacttctcctcaagaCACCCCTATGCGCGGTGAGGGCATGGATGTGGACGAGAGTGACTCGGACCTGGcagatgacgacgatgaggaaaTGGCTGACTCAACTCGACCAAGCCGGACAAGCAGCCATAAGGGAGCTGCTACGCCTACTGAATACAGTGGTATTGCAGCGGCGACATACTTTGTTGTCGACAGTTTCAATATACACCGTCTCATCATCTCTGGTGTGACGTGTGCAAGCAAGTTCTTCTCAGATGTTTTCTACACCAATTCAAGATATGCCAAG GTTGGTGGTCTGCCTTTGGTTGAACTAAACCACCTCGAGCTCCAATTTTTGCTCCTCAACGATTTTCGATTAGCTGTTCCAGTGGAAGATCTGGAGGCGTATGCGACTATGCTTGTCGAGTTTTATGCACGAGAAGTAGTGGCCAAACAGGGGGGAACTGGAAACACTGAGTGA